In Azospirillum ramasamyi, a single window of DNA contains:
- a CDS encoding NTP transferase domain-containing protein — protein MKAIILAAGRGSRMKAMTEDRPKCLVEIAGRSLLDCQRAALTGAGAGPLAVVRGYRGEAFEGRGLTLFDNPRWAGTNMVMSLVQAAPWLSAEPCLVSYADIFYPAETVRRLMAAEGDIVISYDPDWLALWQARFADPLADAESFLLDGTGRVVDIGRKVGSLDEIQGQYMGLLKFTPAGWAQVAGYLDGLEPAVRDKLDMTGLLSRLIAAGVAIRAVPSAPGWGEVDSESDLDHYAAEVAAGRVALPV, from the coding sequence GTGAAAGCGATCATCCTTGCCGCCGGGCGTGGCAGCCGTATGAAGGCCATGACCGAGGACCGGCCGAAGTGTCTGGTCGAAATCGCCGGGCGCAGCCTGCTGGACTGTCAGCGTGCCGCCCTGACCGGCGCCGGCGCCGGCCCGTTGGCCGTGGTGCGCGGCTACCGCGGCGAGGCGTTCGAAGGGCGCGGGCTGACCCTGTTCGACAATCCCCGCTGGGCCGGAACCAATATGGTCATGTCGCTGGTCCAGGCGGCCCCGTGGCTGAGCGCCGAGCCGTGCCTGGTCAGCTACGCCGATATCTTCTACCCGGCGGAGACGGTGCGCCGGCTGATGGCGGCCGAAGGCGACATCGTCATCAGCTACGATCCGGACTGGCTGGCCCTGTGGCAGGCCCGCTTCGCCGATCCGCTGGCCGACGCCGAAAGCTTCCTGCTCGACGGGACGGGCCGGGTCGTCGACATCGGCCGCAAGGTTGGGAGCCTCGACGAGATCCAGGGGCAGTACATGGGCCTGCTGAAATTCACCCCCGCCGGCTGGGCCCAGGTCGCCGGCTATCTCGACGGGCTGGAGCCGGCGGTGCGCGACAAGCTGGACATGACCGGCCTGCTGTCGCGGCTGATCGCCGCCGGCGTGGCCATCCGGGCGGTCCCCAGCGCCCCCGGCTGGGGCGAGGTCGATTCCGAAAGCGATCTCGACCATTACGCCGCGGAAGTGGCGGCCGGGCGCGTCGCGCTGCCGGTTTGA
- a CDS encoding DegT/DnrJ/EryC1/StrS family aminotransferase yields MFYELAAPTWGEEEVEAIQRVVKSGRFTMGENVAAFEAAFASYFGAKYAVMVNSGSSANLVAVAALFYKKERPLQRGDEVIVPAISWATTYHPLQQYGLKLKFIDVELDTLNMDVSKLEQALTPRTRAIMAVSILGNPAALDVMRRFADEHGLYFIEDNCESMDAELDGKKTGTFGDLNTFSFFFSHHISTMEGGMVLTDDLELYHLVKAMRAHGWTRDLPHDTPLYQRGGSDHFEAYRFILPGYNVRPLEMEGAIGLEQLKKLPGFTEARRKNLALFQSLFAGDERFIIQRENGKSSCFSFTIILNPKRPQDRKKVFAALTDADIGFRIITGGCFLRHDVIKHYDYEVVGGVENANLAHDQGFFVGNHPFPLDEQITRLHKVLDAACR; encoded by the coding sequence ATGTTCTATGAACTTGCCGCGCCGACTTGGGGCGAGGAAGAGGTTGAGGCGATCCAGCGCGTGGTGAAGAGCGGGCGCTTCACCATGGGCGAGAATGTCGCGGCCTTCGAGGCGGCCTTCGCCAGCTATTTCGGCGCCAAATACGCCGTGATGGTCAATTCGGGCTCTTCGGCCAACCTGGTCGCGGTCGCCGCCCTCTTCTACAAGAAGGAGCGTCCGCTCCAGCGCGGTGACGAAGTGATCGTCCCGGCGATCTCCTGGGCCACCACCTACCACCCGCTGCAGCAGTACGGCCTGAAGCTGAAGTTCATCGACGTCGAACTCGACACGCTGAACATGGACGTTTCCAAGCTGGAGCAGGCTCTGACGCCGCGGACCCGCGCGATCATGGCGGTGTCGATCCTGGGCAACCCGGCCGCGCTCGACGTGATGCGCCGCTTCGCCGACGAGCACGGGCTGTATTTCATCGAGGACAACTGCGAATCGATGGATGCCGAGCTGGACGGCAAGAAGACCGGCACCTTCGGCGACCTGAACACCTTCAGCTTCTTCTTCTCGCACCACATCTCGACCATGGAAGGCGGGATGGTGCTGACCGACGATCTGGAGCTTTACCATCTGGTCAAGGCGATGCGCGCCCATGGCTGGACCCGCGACCTGCCGCACGACACCCCGCTTTACCAGCGCGGCGGCAGCGACCATTTCGAGGCCTACCGCTTCATCCTGCCCGGCTACAACGTCCGTCCGCTGGAGATGGAAGGCGCCATCGGCCTGGAGCAGTTGAAGAAGCTGCCCGGCTTCACCGAGGCGCGCCGCAAGAACCTGGCGCTGTTCCAGTCGCTGTTCGCCGGGGACGAACGCTTCATCATCCAGCGCGAGAACGGCAAGAGCTCCTGCTTCAGCTTCACCATCATCCTGAACCCGAAGCGCCCGCAGGACCGCAAGAAGGTGTTCGCCGCCCTGACGGACGCCGACATCGGTTTCCGCATCATCACCGGCGGCTGCTTCCTGCGCCACGACGTGATCAAGCATTACGATTACGAGGTGGTTGGCGGTGTCGAGAACGCCAATCTGGCGCATGACCAGGGCTTCTTCGTCGGCAACCATCCCTTCCCGCTCGACGAGCAGATCACCCGCCTGCACAAGGTTCTCGACGCGGCCTGCCGTTGA
- a CDS encoding sulfotransferase family 2 domain-containing protein yields the protein MHQSEIDFKMSTPMLLPNGNTVPAELINEWVAKLPQGKFIRNAHQYLQLHITECGGTSFLVAFQRAFPDRNKPLTFQGEVDWFEEQAESYRHNLKWVHIHVKRNILHLLSANTAVVSMVRDPVQKVMSSFYWQVKHRGQGLKWVLPDIEAGMPFEEWITTPSGRSNIQHGTFAAWVKVLTSPQARWETIGIDMSVEAALDAADRHCAFIGLTEAFDASVFTLAALIGLPAAPMWEVHCSSSSSRRKENLGTETLWLLEEMLEDDIKVYNALRQRFYDRYGPAVEYFNANVGTLKRS from the coding sequence ATGCATCAATCGGAAATCGACTTTAAAATGTCCACCCCTATGCTGCTGCCAAACGGCAATACGGTGCCAGCAGAACTGATTAATGAGTGGGTTGCGAAATTACCTCAAGGGAAATTCATCCGCAATGCCCACCAATATTTGCAGCTGCACATTACGGAATGCGGTGGCACCAGTTTTCTAGTAGCGTTCCAACGGGCCTTCCCGGATCGCAACAAACCGCTAACCTTTCAAGGAGAGGTGGATTGGTTTGAAGAACAAGCGGAGTCGTATCGTCATAACTTGAAGTGGGTGCACATCCACGTAAAGCGGAACATCCTTCATCTGCTGTCCGCAAACACGGCCGTGGTCAGCATGGTCCGCGACCCAGTTCAGAAGGTCATGAGTTCGTTCTATTGGCAGGTGAAACACCGGGGCCAAGGGTTGAAATGGGTGCTTCCCGACATTGAAGCCGGGATGCCATTCGAGGAATGGATCACGACCCCAAGCGGACGCAGCAACATCCAGCATGGCACTTTTGCCGCCTGGGTGAAGGTGTTGACGTCTCCGCAGGCCAGATGGGAGACGATAGGCATTGATATGTCCGTTGAAGCCGCACTCGATGCCGCTGATCGGCATTGCGCCTTCATCGGGTTGACCGAAGCTTTTGATGCATCAGTGTTCACGCTGGCTGCGCTGATCGGACTTCCGGCAGCGCCGATGTGGGAAGTCCACTGCTCAAGCAGCAGCAGTCGCCGCAAAGAAAATCTGGGCACCGAGACGCTATGGCTACTTGAGGAAATGCTAGAAGACGATATCAAGGTTTATAATGCCTTGCGACAGCGCTTCTATGACCGTTATGGCCCAGCCGTGGAATATTTCAACGCTAACGTCGGCACGCTGAAGCGATCCTAA
- a CDS encoding DUF1566 domain-containing protein: MSRRFIDHGDGTITDAKTGLMWRADGGTPDLPGVPGGRKPWSGPLSAPPADLPTLRTGCFGPLPDLDLSGRTVGYAVFDYIDALNAAAFAGYTDWRLPNVNELASLVNEAVPHSHFWLMENGFRNLETHCNFWSSTTCHGHPEQAWHVHFTNSGNVHTSYKAWCAHHVLPVRGRNSGPRRLLQTGQTLCYSADLVPQPLPGGSGRGQDGDLRLGAPRPADRFEVREDGCGASGRVVVDRFLGLAWASPLNLAMPWDAAAEMVPRCYAGYGGLDGWRLPEREELRSLTDYGCSNLLGLMHQVGFEDVRNVDYWVGTPYANIPDSYAWSFGLAWGLYARERAGFRAGVWPVCPFPRPV; encoded by the coding sequence ATGAGTCGGCGTTTCATCGACCATGGAGACGGGACAATCACCGATGCCAAGACCGGCCTGATGTGGCGCGCCGATGGCGGCACGCCCGATCTGCCGGGTGTGCCGGGCGGACGGAAGCCGTGGTCCGGCCCCCTTTCCGCGCCGCCCGCCGACCTGCCGACGCTGCGCACCGGTTGCTTCGGGCCGCTGCCCGATCTGGACCTTTCCGGCCGGACGGTCGGCTATGCGGTGTTCGACTATATCGACGCGCTGAACGCCGCGGCCTTCGCCGGTTACACGGACTGGCGCCTGCCCAACGTCAACGAACTGGCCAGCCTGGTGAACGAGGCGGTGCCGCACAGCCATTTCTGGCTGATGGAGAACGGCTTCCGCAACCTCGAAACCCATTGCAACTTCTGGAGTTCGACCACCTGCCACGGTCATCCCGAACAGGCGTGGCACGTTCATTTCACCAACAGCGGCAATGTCCACACCAGCTACAAGGCGTGGTGCGCCCATCACGTGCTGCCGGTGCGTGGCCGGAACAGCGGTCCGCGCCGCCTCCTGCAGACCGGGCAGACCCTGTGCTACAGCGCCGATCTCGTGCCGCAGCCCCTGCCGGGCGGCAGCGGGCGCGGCCAGGATGGCGACCTGCGCCTGGGCGCGCCCCGGCCGGCCGACCGCTTCGAGGTGCGCGAGGACGGCTGCGGGGCGTCCGGCCGGGTGGTGGTCGACCGCTTCCTGGGGCTGGCCTGGGCGTCGCCGCTGAACCTGGCCATGCCCTGGGACGCCGCCGCGGAGATGGTGCCGCGATGCTACGCCGGGTATGGCGGGCTGGACGGCTGGCGCCTGCCGGAGCGGGAGGAACTGCGCTCGCTCACCGACTATGGCTGTTCCAACCTGCTGGGCCTGATGCATCAGGTCGGTTTCGAGGATGTACGGAACGTCGATTACTGGGTTGGAACGCCCTACGCCAACATTCCCGACAGCTACGCATGGTCGTTCGGTCTGGCTTGGGGGCTCTACGCGCGCGAGCGGGCCGGGTTTCGGGCGGGGGTCTGGCCGGTCTGCCCTTTCCCGCGGCCGGTGTAG
- a CDS encoding class I SAM-dependent methyltransferase yields MLPKPAQEVEAADVGAGTGIWTRLVADRVRHVTAVEPNDDMRRLGIADSAGHRIEYRVGSGEQTGLSDASVDMVSMASSFHWVDFERGLAEFHRILRPEGRFVALWNPRLIDANPLLVEIEAEITRLAPEVKRVSSGSSGITETLTERLWASRQFDDVVYLEGRHTVDQTPEQYLGVWHSVNDVRHQLGPDRWTAFMAFVEARIAGLDVITTTYRTRAWSARRR; encoded by the coding sequence ATGCTGCCGAAGCCGGCCCAGGAGGTCGAGGCAGCCGACGTCGGCGCCGGCACCGGCATCTGGACCCGCCTCGTGGCCGACCGGGTCCGCCATGTCACGGCGGTCGAGCCCAATGACGACATGCGCCGGCTCGGCATCGCCGATTCTGCCGGTCACCGGATCGAATACCGTGTCGGCTCCGGCGAGCAGACCGGTCTTTCCGACGCTTCGGTGGATATGGTCAGCATGGCTTCGTCCTTCCACTGGGTCGATTTCGAGCGCGGCTTGGCCGAGTTCCACCGCATCCTGCGTCCGGAAGGCCGCTTCGTCGCGCTTTGGAACCCCCGCCTGATCGATGCCAATCCCCTGCTGGTCGAGATCGAGGCGGAGATCACCCGCCTGGCTCCGGAAGTCAAACGGGTATCGTCCGGCAGTTCGGGCATCACCGAAACCCTGACCGAGCGGCTTTGGGCCAGCCGGCAGTTCGACGACGTGGTCTATCTGGAGGGCCGCCACACAGTCGACCAGACCCCCGAACAGTATCTGGGCGTCTGGCATTCGGTGAACGACGTGCGTCACCAGCTCGGACCCGATCGCTGGACGGCCTTCATGGCCTTCGTCGAAGCGCGGATCGCCGGCCTTGACGTGATCACCACGACCTATCGCACCCGTGCCTGGTCTGCACGCCGTCGGTGA
- the mtnA gene encoding S-methyl-5-thioribose-1-phosphate isomerase has translation MRIDGTAYRTIWPDGEGVVAIIDQTRLPHDFAIVRLTSLEETAHAIRAMLVRGAPLIGAAAAYGVALALRADASDRGLERACATLLATRPTAVNLRWALDRMRGRLAPLPESQRVEAAEAEAAAIADEDVEINRSIGLHGAALIRAAAERKAQGKSLGEPVNVLTHCNAGWLATVDWGTALAPVYAAFEQGIPLHVWVDETRPRNQGASLTAWELKHHGVPHTVIADNVGGHLMQHGKVDLCIVGTDRTTATGDVCNKIGTYLKALAAHDNGVPFYVGLPSPTIDWTIADGVREIPIEERDGREVSELTGRTADGRIETVRVTPDGSPVANYGFDVTPARLVTGLITERGVCPATRDGLLGLFPERG, from the coding sequence ATGCGGATCGACGGGACGGCCTATCGCACCATCTGGCCGGATGGCGAGGGTGTCGTCGCCATCATCGACCAGACCCGGCTGCCGCACGACTTCGCAATCGTCCGGCTGACCAGCCTGGAGGAGACGGCCCACGCCATCCGCGCCATGCTGGTGCGCGGCGCCCCGCTGATCGGCGCCGCCGCCGCCTATGGCGTGGCGCTGGCCCTGCGGGCGGATGCGAGCGACCGCGGGTTGGAGCGGGCCTGCGCCACCCTGCTGGCGACCCGGCCGACCGCGGTCAACCTGCGCTGGGCGCTGGATCGCATGCGCGGCCGGCTGGCGCCGCTGCCGGAATCGCAGCGCGTCGAGGCCGCCGAGGCGGAGGCCGCGGCCATCGCCGACGAGGATGTCGAGATCAACCGCTCCATCGGCCTGCACGGCGCGGCATTGATCCGTGCCGCGGCGGAGCGCAAGGCGCAAGGGAAGTCTCTGGGCGAGCCGGTCAACGTGCTGACCCACTGCAACGCCGGCTGGCTCGCCACCGTCGACTGGGGCACCGCGCTCGCCCCGGTCTATGCCGCCTTCGAGCAGGGCATACCGCTGCATGTCTGGGTGGACGAGACGCGCCCGCGCAACCAGGGCGCCAGCCTGACCGCCTGGGAGTTGAAGCACCACGGCGTCCCCCACACCGTCATCGCCGACAATGTCGGCGGCCATCTGATGCAGCATGGCAAAGTCGATCTGTGCATCGTCGGTACCGACCGCACCACCGCGACCGGCGACGTTTGCAACAAGATCGGCACCTACCTGAAGGCGTTGGCCGCGCACGACAACGGCGTTCCCTTCTATGTCGGCCTGCCGTCGCCGACCATCGACTGGACCATCGCCGACGGCGTTCGGGAGATTCCCATCGAGGAGCGCGACGGCCGCGAGGTGAGCGAATTGACCGGCCGCACCGCCGACGGCCGGATCGAGACGGTGCGCGTCACCCCCGACGGCAGCCCGGTGGCCAATTACGGCTTCGACGTCACCCCGGCGCGGCTGGTGACCGGTCTGATCACCGAACGCGGCGTCTGCCCGGCCACGCGCGACGGGCTGCTGGGGCTGTTTCCGGAACGGGGGTGA
- a CDS encoding C1q-like domain-containing protein, translating into MTSRYSFTPAGAPAQRPVFTSTVTLPAGTAAAPGLVFAGDTATGFYHAAPGTVGLAGALQVDNHPVWHAGNDGAGSGCDADLLDGRHGSYYQPAASTLDALAGLDAAVGLVEQTGSALFAKRPLGTGSANAIPTLGDADARYARLSGATFGGAVRNTGQPAFLAFLSSQQLNVTGDGTLYTIPCDAEIFDQTNAHNPATGTFTAPVTGCYRFDCTVCLIVGAAHTRAELILETSNRLHFLGQINAAALRDATGNAVIMTGSRLVDMDAGDTAYMRVKVSNGTKGVSVFGTTASAIYTSFAGRLEC; encoded by the coding sequence ATGACCTCCCGCTACAGCTTCACACCTGCCGGCGCGCCGGCACAGCGGCCGGTCTTCACCAGCACGGTGACTCTGCCGGCCGGCACCGCGGCGGCGCCGGGGTTGGTCTTCGCCGGCGACACCGCCACCGGCTTCTACCACGCCGCGCCCGGAACCGTCGGCCTGGCGGGGGCCTTGCAGGTCGACAACCATCCTGTCTGGCACGCCGGGAACGACGGCGCCGGATCGGGCTGCGACGCGGACCTGCTCGACGGACGTCACGGCAGCTATTACCAGCCGGCCGCCTCCACACTGGACGCCCTTGCCGGGCTGGACGCCGCCGTCGGATTGGTCGAGCAGACAGGTTCCGCCCTGTTCGCCAAGCGCCCGCTCGGCACCGGCTCGGCCAACGCGATCCCCACCCTGGGCGACGCCGACGCCCGCTACGCCCGGCTGAGCGGAGCGACCTTCGGCGGCGCGGTGCGGAACACCGGACAGCCCGCCTTCCTGGCCTTCCTGTCGTCCCAGCAACTGAACGTGACGGGGGATGGAACGCTCTACACCATCCCGTGCGATGCCGAGATTTTCGACCAGACCAACGCCCACAACCCGGCGACCGGAACCTTCACCGCACCGGTGACCGGCTGCTACCGGTTCGACTGCACGGTCTGCCTGATCGTCGGCGCGGCGCACACGCGCGCCGAACTGATCCTGGAGACGAGCAACCGCCTGCATTTCCTCGGCCAGATTAATGCGGCGGCGCTGCGGGACGCGACCGGAAACGCGGTGATCATGACCGGTTCGCGCCTCGTGGACATGGACGCCGGGGACACCGCTTACATGCGGGTCAAGGTTTCGAATGGTACCAAAGGCGTGTCGGTGTTCGGCACGACGGCGAGTGCGATCTACACGTCCTTCGCGGGGAGGCTGGAATGCTGA
- a CDS encoding PEP-utilizing enzyme — protein MDTSALPLRIAFGSKAETLERLAPHLRTAHVLDLVRFRAVDWNAGGMETILDHIASMPWGRQGPLIVRSSAAAEDREGQSLAGHFVSIGNVDPAGLPAAIAEVAASFGNEPVPADQIFVQPMLTAAMSGVAFNRDPNTGAPYLIINYEEGGDTAAVTGGYAAELKTFVYWKGATVPCPSPLDQVVALAGELEGLLGEESLDIEFAFSPTGELYLFQVRPLSAACGTAVDIDEHRPLLEAIAQKIAQANRPHPYLRGRRTLYGVMPDWNPAEIIGIRPRPLALSLYRQLVTDSVWAYQRHNYGYRNLRSFPLMRSFHGLPYIDVRLSFNSFIPGDVPDTLADRLVDCYIDQLAAAPVLHDKVEFEIVFSCYTFDLDTRLQRLRGFGFSERDLEELTHSLRRLTNRIIHRETGLWRNDSKKIGILEERQRTISSTDMDIVSRIYWLMEDCKRYGTLPFAGLARAGFIAVQMLKSLVAVGAIEPRQYDAFMSSLETVSGRMTRDLRALSRSEFLERYGHLRPGTYDILSPRYDEDPERYLGAEHGAGPHDEGAAPTFALSLPQMRRIDALLNQHSLEMDVVSLFDFFQAGIQGREHSKFVFTRSLSEVLSLLTRLGDRYGLSPDDMAYFDASLLDDLYASSCDIEATLHHSINQGRARYAETQRIVLPPLISQPEEVWAFHIPPTEPNFITQRTVEGPVRSHKAPSSELKGAVVVIPSADPGFDWIFSHGIGGFITAYGGVNSHMAIRAGELNLPAVIGAGETLFSQWKDSRRLRIDCASRRVDVLQ, from the coding sequence ATGGACACCTCCGCCTTACCGCTCCGGATCGCCTTCGGCAGCAAAGCCGAAACCCTGGAGCGCCTCGCGCCGCATTTGAGGACGGCGCATGTCCTCGATCTGGTTCGCTTCCGGGCCGTTGATTGGAATGCGGGCGGCATGGAGACGATCCTCGACCACATCGCCTCCATGCCGTGGGGCAGGCAGGGGCCTCTGATCGTCCGGTCCTCCGCGGCGGCGGAGGACCGGGAGGGGCAGTCCCTGGCCGGGCATTTCGTATCGATCGGCAACGTCGATCCGGCCGGGCTGCCGGCCGCCATCGCCGAGGTGGCCGCCTCCTTCGGGAACGAGCCGGTACCGGCCGACCAGATCTTCGTTCAGCCCATGCTGACGGCCGCCATGAGCGGCGTCGCCTTCAACCGGGATCCCAACACCGGCGCGCCCTACCTGATCATCAATTACGAGGAGGGCGGCGACACCGCCGCGGTCACCGGCGGCTATGCCGCCGAATTGAAGACCTTCGTCTATTGGAAGGGCGCCACGGTGCCGTGCCCGTCCCCTCTCGACCAGGTGGTGGCGCTCGCCGGCGAACTGGAAGGGCTGCTCGGGGAGGAAAGTCTCGACATCGAGTTCGCGTTCTCACCGACAGGCGAGCTGTACCTGTTCCAGGTGCGGCCGCTGTCCGCCGCCTGCGGAACGGCCGTCGACATCGACGAGCACCGGCCGCTGCTGGAAGCCATCGCCCAGAAGATCGCCCAGGCCAATCGGCCGCACCCCTACCTGCGCGGCCGCCGCACCCTGTACGGCGTCATGCCCGACTGGAACCCGGCCGAAATCATCGGAATCCGGCCGCGGCCGCTGGCGCTGTCGCTGTATCGGCAGCTGGTCACAGACAGCGTTTGGGCCTACCAGCGTCACAACTACGGCTACCGGAACCTGCGCAGCTTTCCGCTGATGCGGTCCTTCCACGGGTTGCCGTACATCGATGTCCGCCTCAGCTTCAATTCCTTCATTCCGGGCGATGTGCCGGACACGCTCGCCGACCGTCTGGTGGACTGCTACATCGACCAACTCGCGGCGGCGCCGGTGCTCCACGACAAGGTCGAGTTCGAGATCGTCTTCTCCTGCTACACCTTCGATCTCGACACCCGTCTGCAGCGTCTGCGCGGCTTCGGCTTTTCGGAGCGCGATCTCGAGGAGTTGACCCACAGCCTGCGCCGGCTGACCAACCGGATCATTCACCGTGAAACCGGCCTGTGGCGCAACGACAGCAAGAAGATCGGGATACTGGAGGAGCGGCAGCGGACCATCAGCAGCACCGACATGGACATCGTCAGCCGCATCTATTGGCTGATGGAGGATTGCAAGCGCTACGGCACCCTGCCTTTCGCCGGTTTGGCCCGCGCCGGCTTCATCGCCGTCCAGATGCTGAAATCTCTGGTGGCGGTCGGCGCGATCGAGCCGCGGCAGTACGATGCCTTCATGAGCAGCCTGGAGACCGTCAGCGGCCGCATGACCCGCGATCTGCGCGCCCTGTCCCGGTCGGAATTCCTGGAGAGATACGGGCATCTGCGTCCCGGAACCTACGATATCCTGTCGCCGCGATACGACGAGGATCCGGAACGCTATCTCGGTGCCGAGCACGGGGCCGGTCCACATGACGAAGGCGCGGCGCCGACCTTCGCCCTGTCGCTGCCCCAAATGCGCCGGATCGACGCCCTCTTGAACCAGCACTCGCTGGAAATGGACGTGGTCAGCCTGTTCGACTTCTTCCAGGCCGGCATCCAGGGCCGCGAGCATTCGAAATTCGTCTTCACCCGTTCGCTGAGCGAGGTGCTGTCCCTGCTGACCCGCCTGGGCGACCGCTATGGACTGTCGCCGGACGACATGGCCTATTTCGATGCCTCCCTTCTCGACGATCTCTACGCGTCCAGTTGCGACATCGAGGCGACGTTGCACCACAGCATCAACCAGGGCCGCGCCCGCTATGCGGAAACCCAACGCATCGTGCTGCCGCCGCTGATCAGCCAGCCCGAGGAGGTCTGGGCTTTCCACATTCCTCCCACGGAACCCAACTTCATCACCCAACGGACGGTGGAGGGGCCCGTGCGGTCCCACAAGGCGCCGTCGTCGGAACTGAAGGGGGCGGTGGTGGTGATCCCCAGCGCCGACCCGGGGTTCGACTGGATCTTCTCCCACGGCATCGGCGGCTTCATCACCGCCTATGGCGGGGTCAATTCCCACATGGCCATCCGCGCCGGCGAACTGAACCTTCCTGCGGTGATCGGGGCCGGGGAGACGCTGTTCAGCCAGTGGAAGGACAGCCGCCGCCTGCGCATCGACTGCGCGTCCCGCCGGGTGGATGTCCTGCAATGA
- a CDS encoding gamma-glutamyl-gamma-aminobutyrate hydrolase family protein (Members of this family of hydrolases with an active site Cys residue belong to MEROPS family C26.): MTMVPPVAGRLIAVSQRVDVIAGRNERRDSLDQRWTGFLDACGLLPVAMPNTASPALAAAWLEAVAPAGILLTGGNDLTAYGGDAPERDAVEALLIEHAVARRIPLIAVCRGLQMMMHHFGIGLERVTDHAGTDHPVALDGGGTDTVNSYHNWGFRSVPPGFTAWATAPDGVVEAVRHDTLPLLGMLWHPERNAPYRAVDLELVRRHFRGDR; the protein is encoded by the coding sequence ATGACGATGGTCCCGCCCGTGGCCGGGCGCCTGATCGCCGTCAGTCAGCGGGTGGACGTGATCGCCGGCCGCAATGAGCGGCGCGACTCCCTGGACCAGCGGTGGACCGGCTTCCTGGACGCCTGCGGCCTGCTGCCGGTGGCCATGCCCAACACGGCGTCTCCCGCTCTCGCGGCGGCCTGGCTGGAGGCGGTGGCTCCCGCCGGCATCCTGCTGACCGGCGGCAACGACCTGACGGCCTATGGCGGCGACGCCCCCGAGCGCGACGCCGTGGAAGCCCTGCTGATCGAGCACGCGGTCGCCCGACGCATCCCGCTGATCGCCGTCTGCCGGGGGCTGCAAATGATGATGCACCACTTCGGCATCGGGCTGGAGCGGGTGACGGACCACGCCGGCACCGATCACCCCGTCGCCTTGGACGGCGGCGGCACGGACACGGTGAATTCCTACCACAATTGGGGCTTCAGGAGCGTTCCGCCCGGCTTCACCGCCTGGGCGACCGCGCCCGACGGCGTGGTCGAGGCGGTGCGCCACGACACGCTGCCGCTGCTCGGCATGCTCTGGCACCCTGAACGCAATGCCCCCTACCGCGCCGTGGACCTGGAACTGGTCCGTCGTCATTTCAGGGGCGATCGGTAA